Proteins from a genomic interval of Psychrobacter urativorans:
- a CDS encoding NADP(H)-dependent aldo-keto reductase: MHYQMLPQINEKVSKICLGTMTWGQQNTESDAHAQIDMALSEGVNFWDTAEMYPSPPDKDKQGNTERFIGSWFNKNNQRDKVVLASKISPMSFLRDGASRYNAAHISSAIDDNLQRLQTDYIDIYQLHWPERQANFFGQRGYDTDMATQPLEDLTPFLETIQALNDEIKRGRIRAYGLSNDTPWGIMRYLWEADKNNLIAPITIQNPYSLLNRLYEVGLAEISHRENVGLLAYSPLGFGVLSGKYLDGKRPAGARLTEYDRYERYINEQAQWATAQYANIAADAGLDMAQMALAFVNSRPFVTSNIIGATSLEQLKSNIDSINLTLSSEVLEAIEAVHTKQPNPSP; the protein is encoded by the coding sequence ATGCACTATCAAATGCTGCCACAAATCAATGAAAAAGTCTCCAAAATCTGTTTAGGTACGATGACATGGGGACAACAAAATACAGAAAGTGACGCCCATGCTCAGATAGACATGGCGTTAAGTGAAGGCGTGAACTTTTGGGATACCGCTGAGATGTATCCGTCACCGCCCGATAAAGACAAGCAAGGCAATACGGAACGCTTTATCGGTTCTTGGTTCAATAAAAATAATCAGCGTGATAAGGTCGTACTTGCCAGTAAAATCTCACCGATGAGCTTTTTACGTGATGGTGCAAGTCGTTATAATGCTGCCCATATTAGTAGCGCTATTGATGACAATTTGCAGCGATTACAGACCGATTATATTGATATTTATCAATTGCATTGGCCTGAACGTCAAGCCAACTTCTTTGGTCAACGTGGCTATGATACGGATATGGCAACGCAGCCATTAGAGGATTTAACCCCATTTTTAGAAACCATTCAGGCACTCAATGATGAGATTAAAAGAGGACGTATTCGTGCTTATGGCTTATCCAACGATACACCGTGGGGCATCATGCGCTATTTATGGGAAGCCGATAAAAATAATTTAATTGCGCCCATTACCATTCAAAATCCGTATAGCTTACTTAATCGTCTTTATGAAGTAGGACTTGCAGAAATATCACATCGTGAAAATGTCGGGCTACTCGCTTACTCGCCCCTTGGTTTTGGCGTTTTATCGGGGAAATATCTGGATGGTAAACGTCCAGCGGGTGCACGCTTAACGGAATACGATCGTTATGAGCGTTATATCAATGAGCAAGCACAGTGGGCGACCGCGCAATATGCCAACATTGCCGCTGATGCCGGTCTTGATATGGCACAGATGGCATTGGCGTTTGTTAATTCCCGACCCTTTGTTACCAGTAATATTATCGGTGCCACCAGTCTTGAGCAGCTAAAATCCAATATTGACAGTATTAATCTGACTCTTAGCTCTGAGGTTTTAGAAGCGATTGAGGCAGTACATACCAAGCAGCCAAACCCTTCGCCTTAA
- a CDS encoding FKBP-type peptidyl-prolyl cis-trans isomerase has product MTESQFINPNEDTRITYGSLVKLHFEVTLENGTVIDSTFNRDTPVTLTIGDESLLPGFEQVLMNLRAGDTRTAHLEPAQAFGDWNPDNIQNFSRTQFALVADTPVVGMLIEFEDKGKNTLPGIVSAVDTDNIEVDFNHPLAGQTVLFKVKIFKVTPAGVTGIQLK; this is encoded by the coding sequence ATGACCGAATCTCAGTTTATCAATCCCAATGAAGACACGCGTATTACTTATGGCAGTCTTGTAAAACTGCATTTTGAAGTGACGTTAGAGAATGGCACAGTCATTGACTCCACCTTTAATCGTGACACGCCAGTCACCTTAACGATTGGTGATGAGAGTCTATTACCAGGGTTTGAGCAAGTACTGATGAATCTACGCGCAGGCGACACACGTACGGCACACCTTGAGCCGGCACAAGCGTTTGGCGACTGGAATCCTGATAATATCCAAAATTTTAGCCGTACTCAGTTTGCACTGGTTGCTGACACACCAGTAGTTGGGATGTTGATAGAATTTGAAGATAAAGGCAAAAATACCTTACCCGGTATAGTAAGTGCCGTTGATACTGACAATATCGAAGTAGATTTCAATCATCCACTTGCAGGTCAAACGGTATTATTTAAAGTTAAAATATTTAAAGTCACGCCAGCTGGTGTCACTGGGATTCAGTTAAAGTAA
- the ileS gene encoding isoleucine--tRNA ligase has protein sequence MTDKPSLDYKDTLNLADTVFPMRANLANREPDWLSAWEADDVYGKIRQARAGAPKYILHDGPPYANGQIHLGHAVNKVLKDIIVKSKTLSGFDAPYVPGWDCHGLPIEQKVEAKVGKVGQKVSATEFRGLCREYAKSQVALQMADFKRLGVFGDWNNPYLTMNFDQEANIVRSLAKIYDNGHVTRGMKPVNWCLDCSSALAEAEVEYQDKVSDAIYVSFDVLDSDKVAELAAIEGGIAAVIWTTTPWTLPANQAISVHPEHDYSVVATEKGNLLLATDLIETALTALTLSNQGVLATVLGRTLEGLHAQHPLISERQVPLILGDHVTTDSGTGLVHTAPGHGVDDYIVGLKYNLPVENPVNGNGVYLDTAAVFAGEHIYKANPKIIAALHENGHLLSHTKIEHSYPHCWRHKSPIIFRATPQWFISMEAKGLREQALADIKNVNWTPAWGQNRIEAMMTDRPDWCISRQRTWGVPIAFFTHKETGELHPNTLVLMEVAAQKIAAGGVEAWFDASCEDFLGAEAADYDKATDTLDVWFDSGTTHFTVLEQRDELTNPADLYLEGSDQHRGWFQTSILTSEAMYGRPPFKQVLTHGFVVDANGRKMSKSLGNIITPQEEINKTGADMLRLWIASSDYRYEMSAGKTSFKGAVDMYRRIRNTLRFLLANTDDFNPATDSVDINELVSLDKFIMERAQTVQAQIVSAYDAMDFHQVTQHVTAFCSQDLGSFYLDIIKDRQYTTQTDAKPRRSAQTAIYHIAQALIRWITPILTFTAQEAWEVLNKGDANAEGNNEHYVFTQLWYDFPAVELSAISADDWQHIMRAKDMVNKHIETARENKLINANLSADVVLTATGAMYDSLAKLGEELRFVLITSKATLQAMSADSTSDESADLSIEIKAAEGTKCVRCWHVRDDIGVDSAHPELCARCVTNVSGHGEVRHYA, from the coding sequence ATGACTGATAAGCCAAGCCTCGATTATAAAGATACGTTAAACCTTGCCGACACTGTATTTCCGATGCGTGCCAATTTAGCCAATCGCGAGCCAGATTGGTTGAGCGCATGGGAAGCGGACGATGTGTATGGCAAGATTCGTCAAGCACGTGCAGGTGCACCTAAATATATTTTGCATGATGGTCCTCCGTACGCGAATGGTCAGATTCACTTGGGTCATGCGGTCAATAAAGTGTTAAAAGACATTATCGTGAAGTCAAAAACCTTATCAGGGTTCGATGCGCCTTACGTACCGGGTTGGGACTGTCATGGTCTGCCAATTGAACAAAAGGTTGAAGCAAAAGTCGGTAAAGTCGGACAAAAAGTATCGGCAACAGAATTCCGTGGGTTATGCCGTGAATACGCCAAAAGCCAAGTCGCGCTACAAATGGCAGATTTTAAGCGTTTGGGCGTGTTTGGCGATTGGAACAATCCTTATTTGACCATGAACTTTGACCAAGAAGCCAATATCGTGCGCTCACTTGCCAAAATTTATGATAATGGTCACGTGACGCGTGGTATGAAGCCTGTGAATTGGTGCTTGGATTGTAGCTCGGCATTAGCAGAAGCCGAAGTAGAATACCAAGATAAAGTATCCGATGCCATTTATGTCAGCTTTGATGTTTTAGATAGTGACAAAGTTGCTGAATTAGCGGCAATTGAGGGTGGCATTGCTGCGGTTATTTGGACGACGACGCCGTGGACACTGCCTGCTAACCAAGCAATTTCCGTGCATCCTGAGCATGACTATTCAGTCGTTGCGACTGAAAAAGGCAATTTATTATTAGCCACAGACCTCATTGAAACGGCACTAACAGCACTAACTTTAAGCAATCAAGGCGTGCTAGCAACCGTATTAGGTCGCACTCTTGAAGGGTTACACGCGCAGCATCCACTGATTAGCGAGCGTCAAGTACCGCTGATTTTGGGTGATCACGTGACGACCGATAGCGGTACTGGCTTGGTGCATACGGCTCCTGGTCACGGTGTAGACGATTATATTGTTGGCTTAAAATATAATTTACCGGTTGAAAACCCAGTCAATGGCAATGGCGTATATTTAGATACCGCAGCAGTATTTGCGGGCGAGCATATTTATAAAGCCAATCCAAAAATCATTGCCGCGTTGCATGAGAATGGTCATTTATTAAGCCATACCAAAATTGAGCACAGCTATCCGCATTGCTGGCGTCATAAGTCGCCGATTATCTTCCGTGCAACCCCGCAGTGGTTTATCAGTATGGAAGCTAAAGGCTTACGCGAACAGGCGCTTGCTGATATCAAAAACGTAAACTGGACGCCTGCATGGGGACAAAATCGTATTGAAGCCATGATGACCGACCGTCCAGATTGGTGTATTTCACGCCAGCGTACGTGGGGCGTGCCGATTGCTTTCTTTACGCATAAAGAAACTGGCGAGCTGCATCCTAATACCTTGGTATTGATGGAAGTTGCCGCGCAAAAAATCGCAGCAGGCGGCGTAGAAGCTTGGTTTGATGCCAGTTGTGAAGATTTCTTGGGCGCGGAAGCGGCTGATTATGATAAAGCCACGGATACGCTAGATGTGTGGTTTGACTCTGGTACGACGCATTTTACCGTTCTTGAGCAACGTGACGAGCTGACCAATCCTGCCGATTTATATTTAGAAGGCTCAGACCAACATCGCGGTTGGTTCCAGACCTCGATATTAACGTCTGAGGCGATGTACGGTCGCCCGCCCTTTAAGCAAGTATTGACCCACGGCTTTGTGGTCGATGCCAACGGTCGCAAGATGAGTAAATCGCTTGGCAACATCATCACCCCGCAAGAGGAAATCAATAAAACGGGCGCGGATATGCTGCGTTTGTGGATTGCTTCTAGTGACTATCGCTATGAGATGAGCGCAGGCAAAACGTCATTTAAAGGTGCGGTCGATATGTATCGCCGTATTCGTAACACTTTACGCTTTTTACTCGCCAATACCGATGACTTTAACCCTGCTACCGATAGTGTTGATATCAATGAGCTGGTCAGCCTTGATAAATTTATCATGGAGCGCGCGCAAACGGTACAAGCGCAAATCGTTAGTGCCTATGATGCGATGGATTTCCATCAAGTCACCCAGCACGTGACGGCATTTTGTTCACAAGATTTAGGTAGTTTTTATCTCGATATTATCAAAGATCGTCAGTATACGACTCAAACCGATGCCAAGCCGCGCCGCTCTGCACAAACGGCGATTTATCATATCGCCCAAGCGTTAATTCGCTGGATTACACCGATTTTAACCTTTACTGCGCAAGAAGCGTGGGAAGTGCTTAACAAAGGCGATGCCAATGCTGAAGGCAATAATGAACACTATGTATTCACTCAATTATGGTATGACTTCCCAGCCGTTGAGTTAAGCGCCATCAGCGCTGATGACTGGCAACATATCATGCGTGCTAAAGATATGGTTAATAAACATATCGAAACTGCGCGTGAAAATAAGCTGATTAACGCCAATCTATCCGCTGATGTGGTTTTAACTGCCACTGGCGCAATGTATGACAGCTTAGCGAAGCTTGGTGAAGAATTGCGCTTTGTCTTGATTACCAGTAAGGCTACTTTGCAAGCCATGAGCGCAGACAGCACGTCAGACGAATCAGCGGATTTAAGTATTGAGATTAAAGCTGCTGAAGGGACTAAATGCGTACGCTGCTGGCATGTGCGTGATGACATTGGTGTTGATAGTGCCCATCCAGAGCTGTGCGCGCGCTGCGTAACCAACGTCAGCGGTCATGGTGAGGTGCGTCACTATGCCTAA
- a CDS encoding lysophospholipid acyltransferase family protein gives MSQSKSGFSVRKNLGRGKQIAGMTTTIAGGMRTAQRIGAFRQPPREKLPRYIQTFCRKMASSFGVKVVQVEPVPQHHGLWVSNHVSWMDIPVVGSVSPAFFLSKAEIGDWPIFGKLVHAAGTVFIKRGSGDVGSVTTQIASFLNEGFSVIFFPEATTTDGKKIKRIHGTLLQSAIDAGVPIQPVVLSYVNKDGTLSEELPYFGKMTMKDSIKRVLDSKNVTAYVLPLEPLDPNGYNKSELTNMLQKRMQEGLEELHARVLRTSSNGSESVL, from the coding sequence CCACGATTGCGGGTGGTATGCGCACTGCGCAACGTATTGGCGCGTTTCGTCAGCCACCGCGTGAAAAACTGCCGCGCTATATTCAGACTTTTTGTCGTAAAATGGCGAGTTCTTTTGGTGTGAAAGTGGTGCAAGTCGAGCCAGTACCGCAGCATCATGGGTTATGGGTATCGAATCATGTGTCGTGGATGGATATCCCAGTGGTAGGCAGCGTGAGCCCTGCATTCTTCTTATCGAAAGCAGAGATTGGCGATTGGCCTATTTTTGGCAAGCTGGTTCATGCCGCAGGTACGGTGTTCATTAAGCGGGGTTCTGGTGATGTGGGTTCGGTGACGACGCAGATTGCCAGTTTTTTAAATGAAGGCTTTTCGGTGATATTTTTCCCCGAAGCGACGACCACTGATGGCAAAAAAATTAAGCGTATTCACGGTACGTTGCTGCAATCAGCCATTGACGCGGGTGTGCCCATTCAGCCAGTGGTACTGTCTTATGTCAATAAAGACGGCACGTTAAGTGAAGAGCTGCCGTATTTTGGCAAGATGACCATGAAAGATAGTATCAAGCGCGTATTGGACAGTAAAAATGTGACTGCCTATGTGTTGCCACTTGAGCCGCTAGACCCGAATGGTTATAACAAAAGTGAGCTGACCAATATGCTGCAAAAGCGTATGCAAGAAGGTTTAGAAGAGCTGCATGCGCGCGTATTGAGAACGTCTTCTAATGGGTCAGAATCTGTTTTATAG
- a CDS encoding DUF1294 domain-containing protein → MANRQQGQIKKWQEEKGFGFIETEAGEQVFFHVSEFKARRRPTLGEAVVFSVGQDNQGRKQAKQVQELGFVQQQMAQKNQQIRQRNQKRSAQADFEAGQKKRLFVGVGFYMVLILLAVMDKLSWLVVGWYAALGLITYLMYAKDKAAAQSGDWRTPESTLHLLSMLGGWVGAMVAQTYLRHKSQKADFRMTYYLTVLINMAGLLFVLTNKELLPF, encoded by the coding sequence ATGGCAAATAGACAGCAAGGTCAAATTAAAAAATGGCAAGAGGAAAAAGGCTTTGGCTTTATTGAAACGGAAGCTGGCGAGCAGGTTTTCTTTCATGTGAGTGAGTTTAAAGCACGTCGTCGTCCTACTCTTGGTGAAGCTGTGGTGTTTAGCGTTGGGCAAGACAATCAAGGGCGCAAGCAAGCAAAACAAGTACAAGAGCTTGGTTTTGTTCAGCAGCAGATGGCGCAAAAAAATCAACAAATTCGCCAACGTAATCAAAAACGTAGTGCCCAAGCGGACTTCGAGGCAGGTCAGAAAAAGCGTTTATTTGTGGGCGTCGGCTTTTATATGGTACTCATATTACTGGCAGTTATGGATAAGCTGAGCTGGCTGGTCGTGGGTTGGTATGCCGCTTTGGGGTTGATTACTTATTTAATGTATGCAAAGGATAAAGCAGCCGCACAAAGCGGGGATTGGCGTACGCCTGAATCGACGTTGCATCTCTTAAGTATGCTTGGCGGTTGGGTGGGTGCGATGGTCGCGCAGACTTATCTGCGTCATAAGTCACAAAAAGCGGATTTTCGGATGACGTATTATTTAACGGTATTGATTAATATGGCGGGATTATTGTTTGTTTTAACCAATAAAGAGTTGTTACCTTTTTAA
- the lspA gene encoding signal peptidase II, whose translation MTLDDKSAELSQQTVNANHNETIKPAHVTTGSSLTPKSRLSKKPKLIANGQRAFAWYLLSLVVLGIDQWTKWLAETKLTFQEPVPVIEPFLNWTLAYNYGAAFSFLADAGGWQKWFFAGLALLMSLFLITYLVKAPRKAKLLSLGLALVLGGAVGNLIDRLLHGHVIDFIHVHYADAWHYPIFNIADMGISVGVALIVIDMLFLEKKRQS comes from the coding sequence ATGACGTTAGACGATAAATCAGCTGAGCTGTCTCAGCAAACCGTGAACGCCAATCATAATGAAACCATCAAACCTGCGCACGTGACCACAGGCAGCTCACTAACGCCTAAAAGTCGGCTCAGTAAAAAACCAAAGCTGATCGCTAACGGACAGCGTGCTTTTGCATGGTATTTATTATCGCTTGTCGTGCTTGGTATTGACCAATGGACAAAGTGGCTCGCGGAAACCAAACTGACTTTTCAAGAGCCGGTTCCGGTTATTGAGCCGTTTTTGAATTGGACGTTAGCATACAATTATGGCGCGGCTTTTAGCTTTTTAGCCGATGCTGGCGGTTGGCAAAAATGGTTTTTTGCGGGTCTGGCGTTGCTCATGTCGCTATTTTTGATAACGTATTTGGTCAAAGCACCCCGTAAAGCTAAGCTGTTATCACTTGGCTTAGCCTTAGTATTGGGTGGTGCTGTAGGTAATTTAATCGATCGCCTACTACATGGTCATGTCATCGACTTTATCCATGTGCACTATGCCGATGCTTGGCATTATCCTATTTTTAATATTGCCGATATGGGCATTAGTGTCGGTGTCGCTTTGATTGTGATTGATATGTTATTTTTGGAAAAAAAGCGCCAAAGCTGA